Proteins co-encoded in one Lysobacter solisilvae genomic window:
- a CDS encoding trypsin-like serine peptidase produces the protein MRRANAFGSIATAKRAFGSALLAGCVACSQAASRTNQALTLAPAAAPTAETAEDISFVLADERLPSGRFTLSNGIKVTRSDWPALVFAKFGEASCSGALIGPNILLTAAHCVEDKRGKLREAALKRFGSRYPMACERHPAYVRRPPAKDASAPRGAEDYALCVIDYRGDAPQAIAALRVEVLDTTSTLARKDRVLLTGYGCIDTRIVNRKVVSTASANILRIGDASIARAPTRRLSDGAYVLIDSRGKPTPALCPGDSGGPMFVGASQLDQKGARRIVGVNSAIAPGATGRSDHIVSKISATGTAAFRQWVKDWQGRNANHAKIVCGVTRDAGTFPCRS, from the coding sequence ATGCGCCGGGCGAATGCGTTCGGGTCGATCGCAACAGCGAAGCGGGCTTTTGGTTCGGCGCTCCTCGCCGGCTGCGTAGCTTGTAGCCAGGCCGCTAGTCGAACCAATCAAGCACTGACCTTAGCTCCAGCCGCGGCGCCGACCGCCGAAACAGCCGAGGACATCTCTTTCGTACTCGCGGACGAGCGCCTCCCTTCCGGCAGGTTCACGCTTTCCAACGGGATCAAGGTCACTCGCAGCGATTGGCCCGCATTGGTCTTCGCGAAGTTTGGCGAGGCCTCCTGCTCGGGCGCGTTGATTGGACCGAACATCCTGCTAACAGCAGCCCATTGCGTGGAAGACAAGCGCGGCAAGCTGCGAGAGGCCGCGCTCAAAAGATTCGGCAGTCGCTATCCGATGGCCTGCGAACGGCATCCAGCGTATGTCAGGCGGCCACCTGCCAAGGATGCGTCGGCGCCACGTGGGGCAGAAGACTACGCGTTGTGCGTCATCGACTATCGTGGAGACGCACCACAAGCGATCGCCGCTTTGCGCGTCGAAGTGCTTGATACAACCAGCACGCTGGCGCGCAAAGACCGCGTATTGTTGACCGGCTATGGGTGCATAGACACCCGTATCGTCAATCGCAAGGTCGTCTCCACCGCATCGGCCAACATCCTGCGAATCGGCGACGCCAGCATCGCACGAGCACCGACACGCCGCCTGAGCGACGGCGCTTATGTCCTGATCGATTCCCGGGGAAAACCGACGCCGGCACTTTGTCCCGGGGACTCAGGCGGACCCATGTTCGTGGGCGCTTCGCAGCTCGACCAGAAGGGGGCACGACGCATCGTGGGCGTCAACTCCGCTATCGCGCCTGGCGCCACCGGACGCTCCGATCACATCGTGTCCAAGATATCCGCAACGGGCACGGCCGCGTTCCGCCAGTGGGTCAAGGATTGGCAGGGTCGCAATGCGAACCACGCCAAGATTGTTTGCGGCGTGACCCGCGATGCGGGCACGTTTCCGTGTAGGAGCTAG
- a CDS encoding S8 family peptidase: MKSCSVWVLVLTLCTAPNASAGGPFDFHKIMVRAVKKSIDRDLVKAIAESANAREVSPDEKASGATIRQVIERVCGSVQDGYLPALEKANGMSGLSLDMPLDDPMAPTMFPACLYVYDATSSGKPVEIVVRESDNAAALFERLTGKKPDDKQLVEYFGMPLDKLADLHRGDVLRPKYITQPVKFTISGPDAANLAVQLASDIEAAKGVEAVEASRGRLIVPIEARLASNADLKCTQASAALDGPSIERALLHSKSHAKPTMEVDVMIVDNGFMGADPSGSFANSPFDPSFFRSSPNGNIAKAYDLVETRLPITVRGTSQDPAIYGHGTHVAGIILGGPDFPARDRSKVPLLQDSLRLTVLNVADATNVPFDGAPKALGTEIIETTPWIVNMSLAYDGVGSDPRADGVRTAFPPLFQSHQLSLFVVAAGNDSGDVELRSIYPAILGGESVVNVVTVAALDGNGRIASFSNRGDKVDIAAPGCMIESWTDNTMSLTRLSGTSQAAPLVTFVSSMVRHLLPRAMPFDLKARLVASGDLLAPEDRGATAFGVKVNPVIAMYVFDDYVQRLGQSPLLGDVVRVEGLQCPPKFGGADYQSADTLWSIKRSGAPFFLFSGKQHNDKLKSPCKAIVAANAEVVMRPRHKLTATGIEDWHGPVEVTIPMGDIANVVFASKER, encoded by the coding sequence ATGAAATCCTGCTCCGTATGGGTCCTAGTGCTTACCCTCTGCACCGCGCCAAATGCAAGCGCAGGCGGCCCCTTCGATTTTCACAAAATCATGGTCAGGGCGGTGAAGAAAAGCATCGATCGGGACTTGGTCAAAGCAATCGCCGAGAGCGCCAACGCACGGGAAGTCTCGCCCGATGAAAAAGCCTCCGGCGCCACGATCAGACAGGTCATCGAGCGGGTTTGCGGATCGGTGCAGGACGGCTACCTCCCCGCGCTCGAGAAAGCCAACGGGATGTCCGGCCTAAGTCTGGACATGCCGCTAGATGATCCGATGGCGCCCACCATGTTTCCGGCGTGCCTGTATGTGTACGACGCTACGAGCAGCGGGAAGCCCGTTGAGATCGTCGTACGGGAAAGCGATAACGCGGCGGCTCTATTCGAACGCTTGACGGGGAAAAAGCCCGACGACAAGCAACTGGTGGAATATTTCGGCATGCCGCTGGACAAACTCGCGGACCTGCACCGCGGGGACGTCCTCCGCCCGAAATACATCACCCAGCCTGTGAAGTTCACGATCTCAGGACCTGACGCGGCGAACCTCGCGGTGCAGCTCGCAAGCGACATTGAGGCTGCGAAAGGGGTAGAGGCGGTTGAGGCCTCCAGGGGCCGTCTCATCGTACCGATTGAGGCACGCCTGGCGAGCAACGCGGATCTGAAGTGCACACAGGCCAGCGCTGCCCTGGACGGCCCAAGCATTGAGCGGGCGCTGCTGCACAGCAAGAGCCATGCCAAGCCCACCATGGAAGTGGATGTAATGATCGTGGACAACGGCTTCATGGGCGCCGATCCCAGCGGTAGTTTTGCAAACAGTCCGTTCGACCCCAGCTTCTTCCGTAGCAGTCCGAATGGAAACATTGCCAAGGCCTACGACCTAGTCGAAACGCGCTTGCCCATTACTGTGAGAGGTACATCGCAGGATCCTGCCATCTATGGCCACGGCACGCACGTTGCGGGCATCATCCTGGGTGGTCCCGACTTCCCGGCGCGCGACCGAAGCAAGGTTCCTCTCTTGCAGGATTCACTGCGCTTGACCGTCCTCAATGTCGCAGACGCGACGAACGTTCCGTTTGATGGCGCACCAAAGGCCCTGGGCACTGAAATCATCGAGACCACACCATGGATCGTCAACATGAGCTTGGCCTACGATGGCGTGGGATCCGATCCGCGCGCAGATGGCGTGCGGACGGCATTCCCACCCCTGTTTCAATCTCATCAGCTGTCGCTCTTCGTCGTCGCGGCAGGCAATGACAGTGGAGATGTCGAACTTCGAAGCATCTATCCGGCGATACTTGGTGGCGAGTCGGTGGTCAATGTAGTGACCGTCGCCGCGTTGGATGGCAATGGGCGGATCGCAAGCTTCAGCAATCGCGGGGACAAGGTCGACATCGCCGCGCCTGGCTGCATGATCGAGTCCTGGACGGACAACACGATGTCCCTCACGCGACTGAGTGGAACTTCGCAAGCGGCGCCTCTGGTGACTTTCGTGTCTTCAATGGTCCGCCATTTGTTGCCGCGCGCGATGCCCTTTGACCTCAAGGCACGCCTGGTCGCGAGCGGCGACCTGCTCGCGCCGGAAGATCGAGGCGCAACCGCTTTCGGAGTCAAGGTAAATCCGGTAATCGCGATGTATGTATTTGACGACTACGTGCAGAGGCTCGGCCAATCCCCCTTGCTTGGGGATGTCGTCCGTGTCGAAGGGCTTCAGTGTCCGCCGAAGTTCGGCGGGGCCGACTACCAATCCGCCGATACGCTATGGTCGATCAAGCGTTCTGGCGCGCCATTCTTTCTTTTCTCAGGTAAGCAGCATAACGACAAGCTGAAGTCGCCTTGCAAGGCAATCGTGGCAGCCAATGCAGAGGTTGTCATGCGGCCGAGGCACAAGTTGACCGCAACAGGAATCGAAGACTGGCACGGCCCTGTGGAGGTCACCATCCCCATGGGGGACATCGCGAACGTAGTTTTCGCTTCCAAGGAACGTTGA
- a CDS encoding N-acetylmuramidase domain-containing protein, which translates to MEPTIRTTVEKKVWEDLARALQVEEATLRAVAEVEAAGSGFLPAPDLRPKILFEGHAFHRLTGGRYSDSHPAISHRHWDPKKYSGTLAGEWARLDAASQLDRTAALQAASWGLFQIMGFNYPYCGSADVEAFVAAQHESGTQQLALFVKFVSRPPFLDALKTKNWAAFAEAYNGPGYAANHYDTRLADAHKRWTDELAGVVPAGPPPADTAPGDPPEPETKATVTKAPVRAARAGLSVPPAPDTLPPGREDFAPVPAMRRENDRVRNVRPDPVDLRDWEYRPAIAVAPPATRLPNNPRPTKQQGETNACTGFALSTVIEYLLAETEDRAVEGMSGYMLYSMARRYDEWALDGEGVDTGSSLRGALKGWSKHGASAERLWDTMEMPAATNDDSDWWLDAVKRPMGAYYRIEPANIRDMHVALHEVRAIYASAFTHTGWDTMLGTRNTPAPAGPDDVPIIPAGQGSRDLGHAFAIVGYTNDGFIVQNSWSAKWGRGGFAVLRYEDWLANAMDCWVVQLGVVTAEHDEVARAPSLRTDRAGRAVISRHTTLADHEISPFVVNMENEGKLSDRGRFRTDEGDLRLLVEHHMRYAANKWAIPADGHLDVAIYAHGGLTTEDAAAATARAWIPHLYSHRIFPIFLMWETGAFDTLGNIFEDAVAGEAEKTGGERWSRFRREIKDWLNERMEGLARRPGQKMWGEMKENADALSRPRPKAKAKGAEQKASGVVQLFEQFQAAAGLPKLRLHLIGHSAGAIVHSYLGPRAIKQHLEVASISMLAPAVRLDLFHEQLGGLITAKNIPVLISNLTDAAERADSTCKPYGHSLLYLVSRSFEDHEETPLLGMEKHLVPALPAHPWGVNVRQLRTPGFSWMQGAAATRATTHGALDNDDAVREAVARFIKG; encoded by the coding sequence ATGGAACCCACGATCCGCACCACGGTGGAGAAGAAGGTCTGGGAGGACCTGGCCCGCGCCCTGCAGGTGGAGGAAGCCACCCTGCGCGCCGTCGCCGAGGTCGAGGCCGCCGGCAGCGGCTTCCTGCCCGCGCCGGATCTGCGTCCCAAGATCCTGTTCGAAGGCCACGCCTTCCACCGCCTCACCGGCGGCCGCTACAGCGACTCCCACCCCGCCATCAGCCATCGCCACTGGGACCCGAAGAAGTACTCGGGCACGCTGGCCGGCGAGTGGGCGCGCCTCGACGCCGCCAGCCAGCTCGATCGCACCGCGGCGTTGCAGGCAGCCAGCTGGGGCCTGTTCCAGATCATGGGTTTCAACTACCCCTACTGCGGCAGCGCCGACGTCGAGGCCTTCGTCGCCGCGCAGCACGAGAGCGGCACGCAGCAGCTGGCGTTGTTCGTGAAGTTCGTCTCGCGCCCGCCCTTCCTCGACGCGCTGAAGACCAAGAACTGGGCCGCCTTCGCCGAGGCCTACAACGGCCCGGGCTACGCCGCCAACCACTACGACACCCGCCTCGCGGACGCGCACAAGCGCTGGACCGACGAACTGGCCGGCGTCGTCCCCGCCGGCCCGCCGCCCGCCGACACCGCGCCCGGCGATCCGCCCGAACCGGAGACCAAGGCCACCGTCACCAAGGCGCCGGTGCGCGCCGCGAGGGCCGGGCTGTCGGTGCCGCCGGCGCCGGACACGCTGCCGCCGGGGCGCGAGGACTTCGCCCCCGTGCCCGCGATGCGCCGCGAGAACGACCGCGTGCGCAACGTGCGCCCCGACCCGGTCGACCTGCGCGACTGGGAATACCGCCCCGCCATTGCCGTCGCCCCGCCGGCCACGCGCCTGCCCAACAACCCGCGGCCGACCAAGCAGCAGGGCGAGACCAACGCCTGCACCGGCTTCGCGCTGTCGACGGTGATCGAGTACCTGCTCGCCGAGACCGAGGACCGCGCCGTCGAAGGCATGAGCGGCTACATGCTCTATTCGATGGCCCGCCGCTACGACGAGTGGGCGCTGGACGGCGAAGGCGTGGACACCGGCTCCTCGCTGCGCGGCGCGCTCAAGGGCTGGAGCAAGCACGGCGCCAGCGCCGAACGGCTGTGGGACACGATGGAGATGCCCGCGGCCACCAACGACGACTCCGACTGGTGGCTGGACGCGGTGAAGCGGCCGATGGGCGCCTACTACCGCATCGAGCCGGCCAACATCCGCGACATGCACGTGGCCCTGCACGAAGTGCGCGCGATCTACGCCAGCGCCTTCACCCACACCGGCTGGGACACGATGCTGGGCACGCGCAACACGCCCGCGCCCGCCGGCCCCGACGACGTGCCGATCATCCCCGCCGGCCAGGGCTCGCGCGACCTCGGCCACGCCTTCGCCATCGTCGGCTACACCAACGACGGCTTCATCGTGCAGAACTCCTGGAGCGCCAAGTGGGGCCGCGGCGGTTTCGCGGTGCTGCGCTACGAGGACTGGCTGGCCAACGCGATGGACTGCTGGGTGGTGCAGCTGGGCGTGGTGACCGCCGAGCACGACGAAGTGGCGCGCGCGCCCTCGCTGCGCACCGACCGCGCCGGCCGCGCGGTGATCTCGCGCCACACCACCCTGGCCGACCACGAGATCTCGCCCTTCGTGGTCAACATGGAGAACGAAGGCAAGCTCAGCGACCGCGGGCGCTTCCGCACCGACGAAGGCGACCTGCGCCTGCTGGTCGAGCACCACATGCGCTACGCCGCCAACAAGTGGGCGATCCCCGCCGACGGCCACCTCGACGTGGCCATCTACGCCCACGGCGGCCTGACCACCGAGGACGCCGCGGCCGCCACCGCGCGCGCGTGGATCCCGCACCTGTACAGCCACCGCATCTTCCCGATCTTCCTGATGTGGGAGACCGGCGCCTTCGACACCCTGGGCAACATCTTCGAGGACGCGGTGGCCGGCGAGGCGGAAAAGACCGGTGGCGAACGCTGGAGCCGCTTCCGCCGCGAGATCAAGGACTGGCTCAACGAGCGCATGGAAGGCCTGGCGCGCCGGCCCGGCCAGAAGATGTGGGGCGAGATGAAGGAAAACGCCGACGCGCTCAGCCGCCCGCGGCCCAAGGCCAAGGCCAAGGGCGCGGAGCAGAAGGCCTCCGGCGTGGTGCAGCTGTTCGAGCAGTTCCAGGCCGCCGCCGGCCTGCCCAAGCTGCGCCTGCACCTGATCGGGCATTCGGCCGGCGCCATCGTGCACAGCTACCTGGGCCCGCGCGCGATCAAGCAGCACCTGGAAGTGGCCTCGATCAGCATGCTGGCCCCGGCCGTGCGCCTGGACCTGTTCCACGAGCAGCTGGGCGGCCTGATCACCGCGAAGAACATCCCGGTGCTGATCAGCAACCTCACCGACGCGGCCGAACGCGCCGACAGCACCTGCAAGCCCTACGGCCACTCGCTGCTGTACCTGGTCAGCCGCTCCTTCGAGGACCACGAGGAGACGCCCCTGCTGGGCATGGAGAAGCACCTCGTCCCCGCCCTGCCCGCCCACCCCTGGGGCGTCAACGTGCGCCAGCTGCGCACGCCGGGCTTCAGCTGGATGCAGGGCGCCGCGGCGACCCGCGCGACCACCCACGGCGCGCTGGACAACGACGACGCGGTGCGCGAGGCGGTGGCGAGGTTTATCAAGGGCTGA